A single genomic interval of Nostoc commune NIES-4072 harbors:
- a CDS encoding diflavin flavoprotein translates to MTNSKPRDVQVLPIATNTKAIRARSWSRLRFEIEYALERGTTSNCYLIEADKTALLDPPPESFTEIYLEALRQTLDLQSLDYVILGHFSPNRVATLKAILELAPQVTFVCSLPGANNLRAAFLDQDLKVLVMRGKETLDLGKGHVLKFLPTPSPRWPEGLCTYDQQTQILYTDKLFATHLCGDEAFDDNWEALKEDQRYYFNCLMAPQIPHVQAALEKISDLQVRMYAVGHGPLVRTGLIELTKAYGEWSRSHNDREISVALLYASAYGNTATLAQAIALGLTKGGVAVKSINCEFATPDEIRINLAQSEGFIIGSPTIGGHAPTPIHTALGIVLSSGDNSKLAGVFGSYGWSGEAFDLIEGKLRDAGYRFGFDTLKVKFKPDDVTLKFCEELGTDFAQALKKAKKVRVPQQAATPVEQAVGRIVGSVCVVTAKLGEVSTAMLGAWVSQATFNPPGLTVAIAKDRAIESLMYPGGKFALNILPEGNHQDYMKHFRKSFAPGENRFANFSTAVADNGCTVLTDAIAYLECSVNQRMECGDHWVVYATVDEGKLLKPDAVTAINHRKTGTHY, encoded by the coding sequence ATGACCAATTCCAAGCCACGCGACGTCCAAGTTTTACCAATTGCTACAAATACTAAGGCGATTAGAGCACGTAGTTGGTCACGTCTGCGGTTTGAAATTGAATACGCACTTGAAAGAGGTACTACCTCCAATTGCTATTTAATTGAAGCTGATAAAACCGCACTTCTTGATCCACCGCCAGAAAGCTTTACCGAAATTTATTTAGAGGCATTGCGGCAGACTTTAGATTTGCAAAGTTTAGATTATGTAATCCTGGGTCATTTTAGTCCCAATCGGGTTGCAACTCTCAAAGCAATTTTAGAACTCGCACCACAAGTAACTTTTGTCTGTTCTCTTCCTGGTGCGAACAATTTGCGTGCTGCTTTCCTAGATCAGGATTTGAAAGTCTTGGTGATGCGGGGGAAAGAAACTCTAGATTTAGGCAAGGGTCATGTTTTAAAATTCTTACCCACTCCGAGTCCACGTTGGCCAGAGGGACTTTGTACTTACGATCAGCAAACCCAAATTCTCTACACCGATAAGTTATTTGCAACTCATCTCTGTGGTGATGAAGCGTTTGATGATAACTGGGAAGCACTTAAAGAAGACCAACGTTACTACTTTAACTGCCTGATGGCTCCCCAAATTCCTCATGTGCAAGCAGCTTTGGAGAAAATCTCAGATTTGCAGGTGAGAATGTATGCTGTGGGTCACGGGCCTTTGGTACGCACCGGCTTAATTGAACTTACCAAAGCTTATGGAGAGTGGAGCCGTTCTCACAACGATCGCGAGATTTCTGTTGCCTTACTTTACGCTTCAGCTTACGGGAATACGGCGACTTTAGCACAAGCGATCGCTCTGGGATTAACTAAAGGTGGAGTCGCAGTCAAATCGATTAACTGCGAATTTGCTACCCCTGATGAAATTCGCATCAACCTAGCACAGTCAGAGGGTTTTATCATTGGTTCTCCTACCATCGGTGGTCATGCGCCAACCCCCATTCATACTGCTTTAGGGATTGTGCTATCAAGCGGTGACAACAGCAAACTCGCTGGGGTTTTTGGTTCCTACGGCTGGAGTGGCGAAGCCTTTGACTTAATTGAAGGTAAACTCCGGGATGCTGGATATCGCTTTGGTTTTGACACACTGAAGGTGAAGTTTAAACCTGATGATGTCACTCTCAAGTTTTGTGAAGAACTAGGTACAGACTTTGCCCAAGCATTGAAAAAGGCTAAAAAGGTACGCGTACCACAACAAGCCGCTACTCCAGTGGAACAGGCTGTTGGTCGGATTGTTGGTTCTGTCTGCGTGGTGACAGCGAAACTTGGAGAAGTGTCTACCGCAATGTTAGGCGCTTGGGTTTCTCAAGCCACCTTCAACCCACCTGGACTAACTGTTGCGATCGCCAAAGACCGAGCGATTGAATCTTTGATGTATCCAGGCGGTAAGTTTGCCTTAAATATTCTACCTGAAGGCAATCATCAAGATTACATGAAGCATTTCCGTAAATCTTTTGCGCCTGGGGAAAACCGATTTGCCAACTTTAGTACAGCAGTTGCAGATAACGGTTGTACCGTCCTCACCGATGCAATAGCAT